In Sulfuriferula plumbiphila, the genomic window GCCGGACGGTAATCGCGGTCACGCTTTTTCACCTTGCCTGTTTCCACCAGAGATGCGATGCGACGCTGGTTGCGATCCAGCAGGTTGGCGTCGGCCTTGCGGAATTCCAGCTCCTGCAGCCGGTAGGCAATCCGGCGTTCGAGGAACTGGCGGTTGTGGGTGGGAGTGTCGCCACCGACCAGCTTCTGCCAGAGGGCCCGGATCTCTGCCATCGGCATCTCGGGCAGCCTGGCGATCTGCGCCGCCACCGATGGCGGCGTGGAAAATGATGGTGTTTGCGTGCTCATTTCGACTCCGTAGTTGTCTTGTTGACGGGGTCTGTATGAACGCGCTGGTTGCCAGAGAAGCCAAGCTCAAACTCGCTCGCTTCTGCCCTGGTTGCGGACTGTTCTGTGCCGGTGATACGCAAGCGTGCCAGGCCGTTGGCCAGCAACGACGCGATCTCGTGACGACGCTGTTTAGCACTGGGCGTCTATCCTGACGTGACGCTATCTGTTGCGAGAAACAAGCGATATGAGGCACGCAAGCTGCTTTCCAATGATGTAGACCCGGCTATGCTCAAACAGGTGACTAAGCGCGCATCGCGCGTGTCTGCTGAAAACAGTTTTGAAGCAATAGCGAGAGAATGGTATGCAAAATTCTCGGGCGAATGGGTGCCTAGCCATGGCGAAAAAATCATCCGCAGATTAGAACGCGACCTGTTTCCCTGGATCGGTAAACGCCCTATTGCCGAGATCACCGCACCTGAACTGTTAGCCGTCTTACGCCGCATTGAAAACCGAGGCGCGCTAGATACGGCGCACCGTGCGCATCAAAACTGCGGGCAAGTGTTCCGCTATGCAATCGCCACTGGGCGCGCTGAACGCGATCCTAGCCCCGACTTGCGCGGCGCATTGCCGCCAGCTGGGTATTCTGGATCATCGTGACCGCTGATTCCGGGCTATCGTGACCGGTCATTCCGGCGCATCGTGACCGGCGATTCCGGTCTATCGTGACCGATTTTGCAGGGTTTCCGGAATCAGTGGTCACGATAGCGGAATCATCG contains:
- a CDS encoding DUF2924 domain-containing protein; its protein translation is MSTQTPSFSTPPSVAAQIARLPEMPMAEIRALWQKLVGGDTPTHNRQFLERRIAYRLQELEFRKADANLLDRNQRRIASLVETGKVKKRDRDYRPAAGTVLVREYKGVEYRVIATADGQYDFQGRMYPSLSMIAREITGMRWSGPLFFGLKPPSNAKAKPSTKKRGGR
- a CDS encoding tyrosine-type recombinase/integrase — encoded protein: MGVYPDVTLSVARNKRYEARKLLSNDVDPAMLKQVTKRASRVSAENSFEAIAREWYAKFSGEWVPSHGEKIIRRLERDLFPWIGKRPIAEITAPELLAVLRRIENRGALDTAHRAHQNCGQVFRYAIATGRAERDPSPDLRGALPPAGYSGSS